A window of the Amblyomma americanum isolate KBUSLIRL-KWMA unplaced genomic scaffold, ASM5285725v1 scaffold_428, whole genome shotgun sequence genome harbors these coding sequences:
- the LOC144112599 gene encoding uncharacterized protein LOC144112599, producing MATTDCKAGVILGQNLPHQKCPVNHCVPTISTSMSNHRDKPTGKQAHQCTHCGNILKKRADLAAHVCTHTGDRPYHCCYCDSTFAYKSYLVRHLRTHTGDRPYCCDHCGSTFAAKSSLDRHQRMHTGDRPYPCDHCDSKFALKSSLDNHVRTHTGDRPYRCDHCGNAFVQKIHLVQHVRIHTGEKPFQCQLCPMAFAQNAALVVHMRSHKGEKPFQCDLCTKAFSVKCSLKHHKETRH from the coding sequence ATGGCCACCACAGACTGCAAGGCTGGTGTGATTCTCGGACAAAATTTACCTCATCAAAAGTGCCCTGTAAACCACTGTGTGCCAACTATCAGCACCAGCATGAGTAATCACCGGGACAAGCCTACAGGCAAGCAGgctcaccagtgcacccactgcggcaacattTTAAAGAAGAGAGCTGACCTGGCGGCGCACGTttgcacccacacaggcgaccgcccATATCATTGCTGTTactgtgatagcacatttgctTATAAGAGCTATCTGGTCAGACatctgcgcacccatacgggtgatcgtccatactgtTGCGACCATTGCGGTAGCACATTTGCAGCAAAGAGCAGTttggacagacaccagcgcatgcatacgggtgatcgtccgtacccttgtgaccactgtgacagcaaatttgcactaaagagcagtttggacaatcacgtgcgcacccatacgggtgatcgtccgtaccgttgtgaccactgtggcaatgcGTTTGTACAAAAGATCCATTTGGTACAACatgtccgcatccacactggtgagaagccattccagtgccagctgtgccccatggcgtTTGCACAAAACGCAGCCCTTGTGGTGCACATGcggtcccacaagggtgaaaaaccatttCAGTGTGACTTGTGcacaaaggcgttctcagttaagtgcagtttaaaacaccacaaagagacgaGGCACTAA